From Apis mellifera strain DH4 linkage group LG5, Amel_HAv3.1, whole genome shotgun sequence, the proteins below share one genomic window:
- the LOC551480 gene encoding WD repeat-containing protein 92 — protein sequence MEKFEKPQIICHIEKSVNYSLFDAKWIPCSTKFVVMGSRPRGSGIIQIYEVSSGELNLIKDIERSQPIKCGTFKASSLRDRYLATGDFQGKLNIYNLEDPSIPIYSVCAHKEIINSIDGVAGQSIGCGAPEIVTGSRDGGVKVWDPRLKGRPVAVMEPKEGETRRDCWAVTFGNSYNSEERIVAAGYDNGDIKMFDLKAMALLWESNLKNGVCSIEFDRKDIPMNKLVATTLESKFYLFDLKTQHPKKGFSYLTEKAHNSTVWLVRHLPQNREIFVTCGGGGNLCLWKYNYPEKRKIVDTDGIDQGVVGNLTLLQNITVSSQPVSSLDWSPDKQGLAVCTAFDQCLRVIITTKLNTF from the exons atggagaaatttgaaaaaccaCAGATAATTTGTCATATCGAGAAATctgtaaattattcattatttgacGCAAAATGGATTCCGTGTAGTACGAAGTTTGTAGTTATGGGCTCGCGTCCTCGTGGTAGTggtattatacaaatttatgaaGTTTCTAGTGGTGAATTGAatcttattaaagatattgaaagATCACAACCAATAAAATGTGGAACTTTTAAAGCATCTAGTTTAAGAGACAGATATTTAGCGACTGGTGATTTCCAG GGTAAATTGAATATCTACAATTTAGAAGATCCCTCAATACCAATTTACTCTGTCTGTGCTcacaaagaaattataaacagTATTGATGGTGTAGCTGGACAGAGTATTGGATGTGGTGCACCAGAAATAGTAACTGGCTCCAGAGATGGAGGGGTTAAAGTCTGGGATCCTAGATTGAAAGGTCGACCAGTTGCCGTAATGGAACCTAAAGAAGGTGAAACTCGTAGAGATTGCTGGGCAGTTACATTtggaaattcatataattctgAAGAAAGAATAGTAGCTGCAGGATATGATAATggagatataaaaatgtttgattTAAAAGCAATGGCACTTTTATGGGAAAGTAATCTCAAAAATGGAGTTTGTAGTATTGAATTTGATAGAAAAGATATTCCAATGAATAAGTTAGTAGCTACTACATTAGAATCAAAGTTTtacttatttgatttaaagacTCAACATCCTAAAAAAGGATTTTCTTATCTAACTGAAAAg gCTCATAATTCGACAGTATGGTTAGTTAGACATTTACCACaaaatcgtgaaatatttgttacttGTGGTGGAGGAGGAAATCTTTGCTTATGgaaata TAATTATCcggaaaaacgaaaaatagtAGATACAGATGGTATAGATCAAGGAGTTGTTGGCAATTTGACACTTTTACAAAACATTACAGTTTCGTCACAACCTGTTAGTTCTTTAGACTGGAGTCCAGACAAACAAGGATTAGCTGTTTGTACTGCATTTGATCAATGTTTAAGGGTGATTATCACTACGAAACTTAAtactttttaa
- the LOC413691 gene encoding condensin complex subunit 3: MKRKTDNVIKEIFYNVQFNKTCHQSNIKKLTKCYEENNTSDFWDSFISCFRIPLTIPQRHLRVENTLEFIAKFAASLYSSTNDDESEQSLCPFLIKLFDFVLTNHCAKNPGVRFRICHFLNMLLNSMGDQAFIDDVLCDKITVSMMDRLLDKSTKVRAQAIFALHRLQDPTDDQCPVIKMYIFHATKDPKAMVRRAALMSMAKNQRTLQVALRRTRDVDEIVRKMAYDFISKVTVRSLTITQRDQLLNDGLKDRSEIVKNTVQNVLLPAWLRHYNGDFIGLIRALDAEIGTDVSVLALDILFKNTPLNTLIEQLPIDKETKLIPINKLTSETVLYWKCLIKHLQHESFTEELEEILPELSTFCNYISDFITTISSRENEMWVNHMQKFILLQLFEISTTYDLCDEVGRKKLNELICNTLMSNNWTEKLIECIVTHLQKIIPDVNSRLDTLANIISEIRLPLKETTTTQVSEEQQHQINLQRAKLKIKMLELKEEEYQAIQDKQYLKADSLKNEIISLTKEIEKLSEQNQVTSIINEEMKEKSDSKTMIKCLTIICTMMQSVTTITPTLRSLMQIALDSLDHPNDAVHILAIKAVSICCILDKELAKQHIMMLFLQFSLEQENPDIWIVALKGIFDLLLLHGLEYFDISEKTNEISLDKTEKSRTKLFTDTDKEVSLSLGMSEAEKGNYCFIKILAGLLDNENQGLRTIAAEGLCKLLLNRRISGSSLLSRLIILCYNPVNDNDFYLRQCLTGFFDNFITLVDAQTSLEETYLPTLQILCNAPEISPLHEIDPYEVSRFIINLTRVGIHKSDAENYCVHNNLVFNMLAEVLNPSSKIHSEVLLKSLSDLHLELDDTLQKNLQQAIKKVTKMVKQDKRLLKYIELFKKKLNTPDICNVSENEDTEVDE, translated from the exons atgaaacgaaaaacggataatgttataaaagaaatattttacaatgttcaatttaataaaacttgtcatcaaagtaatattaaaaaattgacaaaatgtTATGAAGAG aataatacatCAGATTTTTGGGATTCTTTCATATCTTGCTTTAGAATTCCACTTACTATTCCACAGCGACATTTACGAGTTGAAAATACTTTAGAATTTATTGCTAAATTTGCCGCTAGTTTATATTCATCTACAAATGATGATGAATCTGAACAATCTTTATGTCCTTTTCTCATTAAGTTATTTGACTTTGTTTTAACAAATCATTGTGCAAAAAATCCAGGAGTGAGATTTCGTATTTGtcactttttaaatatgttattaaattctatggGTGATCAAGCTTTTATAGATGATGTTCTTTGTGATAAAATTACTGTTTCTATGATGGATCGTTTATTGGATAAATCTACAAAAGTTAGAGCTCAAGCAATATTTGCTTTACATAGACTTCAAGATCCTACAGATGACCAATGTCctgttataaaaatgtatatatttcatgcAACCAAAGATCCAAAAGCTATGGTTCGTAGAGCAGCATTAATGAGTATGGCAAAAAATCAACGTACTCTGCAAGTAGCATTGAGAAGGACTAGAGATGTGGATGAGATTGTTCGTAAAATGGCATATGATTTCATTAGTAAAGTAACAGTAAGATCTTTGACTATCACACAGAGAGATCAGTTGCTAAATGATGGTTTAAAAGATAGATCTGAAATAGTTAAAAACACTgttcaaaatgttttattaccTGCATGGTTAAGACATTATAATGGTGACTTTATTGGTTTAATAAGAGCGCTTGATGCTGAAATTGGTACAGATGTGTCTGTTTTagctttagatattttatttaa GAATACTccattaaatacattaatagaACAATTACCAATAGATAAAGAAACcaaattaattccaataaataaattgactaGTGAAACTGTATTATATTGGAAATGCTTAATAAAGCATTTGCAACATGAATCTTTTACagaagaattggaagaaattttaccAGAGCTATCAACATTTTGCAACTATATTTCTGATTtcattacaacaatatcatcaagagaaaatgaaatgtgGGTAAATcatatgcaaaaatttattctattacaattatttgaaatatcaacaACATATGATTTATGTGATGAAGttggtagaaaaaaattgaatgagtTAATTTGTAATACATTAATGAGCAATAATTGgacagaaaaattaattgaatgcaTAGTAACAcacttacaaaaaattatacctGATGTGAATAGTAGATTGGATACTTTAGCTAACATAATCAGTGAAATTAGATTACCTTTAAAAGAAACTACAACTACACAAGTTTCAGAAGAACAACAACATCAAATTAACTTACAG aGAGCAAAGCTTAAAATAAAGATGTTggaattgaaagaagaagaatatcaaGCTATACAAGacaaacaatatttgaaagcAGATagcttaaaaaatgaaataatctcATTGACtaaggaaatagaaaaattatcagaaCAAAATCAAGTAAcaagtataattaatgaagaaatgaaagaaaaaagtgattctaaaacaatgataaaatgtttaacaataatatgtaCAATGATGCAATCTGTAACTACAATAACACCAACACTTAGAAGTCTTATGCAAATAGCACTTGACAGTTTAGAT caTCCAAATGATGCAGTACATATATTGGCAATAAAAGCAGTCTCTATTTGTTGTATATTGGATAAAGAATTAGCTAAACAACATATTATGatgttatttttacaattttctttggaaCAAGAAAATCCAGATATTTGGATTGTTGCTTTGAAAGGAATTTTCGATCTCTTACTGTTGCATGgtcttgaatattttgatatttcagaaaaaacaAATGAGATCTCACTTGATAAAACTGAAAAATCTCGCACtaaattatttacagataCTGATAAAGAAGTTTCTTTATCATTAGGCATGTCAGAAGCAGAAAAAGGCAATtactgttttattaaaatcttagcaggattattagataatgaa aATCAAGGATTAAGGACAATTGCTGCTGAAGGTCTTTGTAAATTGTTACTTAATCGACGAATCAGTGGTTCAAGTTTATTatcacgattaataattttatgttataatcctgtaaatgataatgatttttatctccGACAATGTTTGACGggttttttcgataattttatcacaCTCGTTGATGCCCAAACATCATTAGAAGAAACATATTTACCAACCTTACAGATTTTATGTAATGCGCCAGAGATTAGTCCTTTACATGAAATTGATCCTTATGAAGTATCTaggtttataataaatttgactaGAGTTGGAATTCATAAATCTGATGCAGAAAATTATTGTGTGCACAATAATCTTGTTTTTAATATGCTCGCAGAAGTGTTAAATCCATCCAGCAAAATTCATTCTGAAGTTCTTCTTAAATCTTTAAGTGATTTGCATTTAGAATTAGATGAtacattgcaaaaaaatttacaacaaGCCATTAAGAAAGTAACAAAAATG gtaaaACAGGATAagcgattattaaaatatattgaactttttaagaaaaaattaaatactccTGATATTTGTAATGTATCAGAGAATGAAGATACTGAAGTTGATGAATGA
- the LOC413690 gene encoding helicase SKI2W produces the protein MDVKNDTNKQMLEFELPPIWPDIRTELREYIECLDNLPIYHLDNAQCYWPRKPDILSLLNCDIAPLGTTLKFNRDPVTGKLGEMHEVPLKSAGETARNSMSMTRAPGPPSDIIRGNTSNIPFWPGGFDEPEMIVDSLIEEIDFENNLRTLAKGFSAGIEFKSDNYTPKEKTIQEQESLESERNEIESTADKINLMAIVEEEQNELDFWKFETKKIKEETKTKTSDISESAFDEITSLLEERDIPILNISEKRVETITEWAEQLDVSVPLTDFEKRIPELAMSFPYELDIFQKQAILKLEEGCNVFVAAHTSAGKTTVAEYAIALSQKHMTKVIYTSPIKALSNQKYRELKRKFESVGLLTGDLQINPNASCLIITTEILQSMLYCASEVLRDLEFVIFDEVHYINNDERGHVWEESVILLPQTVTIVMLSATVPNPLVFADWVGRTKKKKTYVISTLKRPVPLQHYLYTGTDGKTKDDKFLVLGESGQFLLDGWYKATNSKNSKNQVNKNIKDVKKISIHQQMTPKQEQVLWSAFISHLKTQNMLPVVVFMLSRKRCDMSAVLLRNVDLTTETEKHTIRAFFQNNIRHLKGTDRQLPQVLMMQELLESGIGIHHSGILPILKEIVEMLFQTGVVKLLFATETFAMGVNMPARTVVFDSIKKYDGNNFRILYPSEYVQMAGRAGRRGHDTTGMVIIMCRTSVPHFNELKNMMCGQAQNLESKFKVTYSMVLNLRRLNESVTVEAMMRRSFKESPVVINQNNYKMQLQEVENELSKLPPLTDLQKKLSDFYRVAVDYLEYLKYLKPYFYETQKKAVKSLTPGRILLISYESHYNKLALLLGTVQNKGNRQYRVLVLKNSDISKTIKEIEEKNQKINKSDKWYNIVALTKKEIFIPVGIPSDEVLTIDAWNILEITNCQIKIDYNLVLANWEKRQIPRFKNEEPSQTYKTAMQELMTLSLNASHNSSILKPYLEMKMNYDVDRKLQHLFDLKKAVYDMKCREILNFEEQFEIVYERSELESKKNKLQLKLSDEGLSLYPEYTNAVALLKDLGYIDNDERVALKGRVALQMGNNELLITELILKNVLTVLQPAEIAALLSALIFQQRTDVEPNLTPELKRSCEEIKEIHAELEALEQHYQLVTLQPLNFGLVEVVYDWAQAKSFAEIMEKTDVQEGIIVRCIQQLSETLRDVKNAATTIGDPVLKEKMEEASTVIKRDIVFAASLYTQN, from the exons atggatgtaaagaatgatacaaataaacaaatg TTAGAATTTGAATTGCCACCTATTTGGCCCGATATTAGAACTGAATTAAGggaatatatagaatgtttGGATAATCTTCCAATATATCATTTGGATAATGCACAATGTTATTGGCCAAGAAAACCtgatattctttctcttttgaaTTGTGATATAGCACCGCTTGGtactacattaaaatttaatagagatCCTGTTACTGGCAAACTTGGAGAAATGCATGAAGTACCTTTGAAATCAGCAGGTGAAACTGCTAGAAATTCTATGTCTATGACACGTGCACCAGGTCCACCTTCTGATATTATTAGAG GAAATACTAGTAATATTCCATTTTGGCCGGGTGGTTTTGATGAACCTGAGATGATAGTAGACTCATTAATAGAGGAAATtgactttgaaaataatttaagaacatTAGCAAAAGGATTTAGTGCAggtatagaatttaaaagtgATAATTATACTCCAAAAGAAAAGACAATACAAGAACAAGAATCATTGGAatcagaaagaaatgaaattgaaagtaCAGCAGACAAGATCAATTTAATGGCTATTgtagaagaagaacaaaatgaacttgatttttggaaattcgaaacaaaaaagataaaggaaGAAACAAAAACCAAAACTTCAGATATTTCAGAATCAGCATTTGATGAAATTACTTCATTATTAGAAGAAAGAGATATacctattttaaatatttcggaAAAACGTGTGGAAACTATAACAGAATGGGCAGAACAATTAGATGTATCTGTTCCACTTACTGATTTTGAAAAACGAATTCCTGAATTAGCAATGAGCTTTCCATATGAATTAGATATTTTCCAGAAACAAGCTATTCTTAAATTAGAAGAAGGTTGTAATGTGTTTGTTGCTGCACATACATCTGCTGGAAAAACAACTGTAGCAGAGTATGCTATAGCATTAAGTCAAAAACATATGACAAA agtcATTTACACGTCTCCTATAAAAGCACTTTCGAATCAAAAATATCGCGaacttaaaagaaaattcgaaagcgTGGGATTATTAACAGgagatttacaaattaatccaAATGCATCATGTCTTATCATAACCACGGAAATTTTACAATCTATGTTATATTGCGCATCCGAAGTTTTAAGAGATTtagaatttgttatatttgacgAAGTGcattacattaataatgatgaa cGTGGTCATGTTTGGGAAGAAAGTGTAATACTTCTACCACAAACAGTTACTATAGTAATGTTGTCTGCAACTGTGCCAAATCCTCTAGTATTTGCTGATTGGGTTGgtcgtacaaaaaaaaaaaagacatacGTAATAAGCACTCTAAAACGACCTGTACCCCttcaacattatttatatactggAACTGATGGTAAAACTAaggatgataaatttttagtattgGGTGAAAGTggtcaatttttattagatgg atggTATAAAGcaacaaattctaaaaattcgaaaaaccaagtaaataaaaatattaaagatgttAAAAAGATATCTATACATCAACAAATGACTCCAAAACAAGAACAAGTATTATGGAGTGCTTTCATAAGTCATTTAAAAACACaa AACATGTTGCCTGTCGTTGTTTTTATGTTATCACGAAAACGATGCGATATGAGTGCTGTATTGTTAAGAAATGTCGATCTTACAACTGAGACTGAAAAGCACACTATTCGagcattttttcaaaataatattcggcATTTAAAAGGTACTGATAGACAATTACCACAAGTGCTTATGATGCAGGAATTATTAGAAAGTGGAATTGGTATCCATCATAGTGGTATATTACCTATTCTGAAAGAAATAGTGGAAATGCTTTTCCAAACTGGAGTTGTAAAA tTATTGTTTGCAACAGAAACATTTGCAATGGGTGTTAATATGCCAGCGCGTACTGTAGTTTtcgattctataaaaaaatatgacggTAACAATTTCCGAATACTTTATCCTTCTGAATATGTACAAATGGCTGGCCGAGCTGGTCGTAGAGGTCATGATACAACTGGGATGGTTATAATTATGTGTCGAACATCTGTGCCACAttttaacgaattaaaaaatatgatgtgTGGACAAGCTCAAAATTtagaatcgaaatttaaagTAACATATTCTATGGTATTAAATCTAAGAAGGCTAAATGAATCGGTGACAGTCGAAGCAATGATGCGAAGATCTTTTAAAGAATCACCAGtagttataaatcaaaataattacaaaatgcaATTACAAGAAGTGGAGAATGAATTGTCAAAATTGCCACCTCTAACCGATTTACAAAAGAAACTTTCCGATTTTTATCGAGTAGCTGTTGATTATTTAGagtatcttaaatatttgaaacctTATTTTTACGAAACACAAAAAAAAGCAGTAAAAAGTTTAACACCCGGaagaatattacttatatCATATGAAagtcattataataaattagctTTATTATTAGGCACAGTTCAAAATAAAGGTAATAGACAATACAGAGTATTagttcttaaaaattctgatataTCAAAGActattaaagaaatagaagaaaaaaatcagaaaattaataagtcCGATAAATGGTACAATATTGTTgctttaacaaaaaaagaaatatttataccaGTTGGAATTCCATCAGATGAAGTATTGACTATAGATGCAtggaatatattagaaataacaaattgtcaaattaaaatagattataatttgGTTTTGGCAAATTGGGAAAAAAGACAAATACCTAGATTTAA aaatgaagAACCTAGTCAAACTTATAAAACAGCAATGCAAGAATTAATGACTCTATCTCTTAATGCTTCTCATAattcttctatattaaaaCCATATCTGgagatgaaaatgaattatgatGTTGATAGGAAATTACaacatttattcgatttaaaaaaagctgtatatgatatgaaatgtagagaaatattgaattttgaagaacaatttgaaattgtatacGAACGAAGTGAATTggaaagcaaaaaaaataaattacaattaaaacttAGTGATGAAGGATTAAGTTTGTATCCTGAATATACAAATGCTGTTGCACTTCTTAAAGATTTAGGATATATAGATAATGATGAAAGag TTGCATTGAAAGGTCGAGTAGCTTTACAAATGGGaaataacgaattattaattacagagcttattcttaaaaatgtattaactGTACTCCAACCAGCTGAAATAGCAGCATTATTATCTgctttaatatttcaacaacGAACTGATGTTGAACCAAATTTAACACCGGAATTAAAGAGG AGTtgtgaagaaataaaagaaatacatgCTGAATTAGAAGCTTTAGAACAACATTATCAATTAGTAACATTACAACCACTAAACTTTGGTTTAGTAGAAGTAGTTTATGATTGGGCACAAGCGAAATCATTTGCcgaaattatggaaaaaacGGATGTACAAGAAGGAATCATAGTACGATGTATTCAACAATTAAGTGAAACGTTACGAGATGTAAAAAATGCAGCTACTACTATAGGTGATCctgttttaaaagaaaaaatggaagaagctTCTACCGTTATTAAAAGAGATATTGTTTTTGCTGCATCCTTATATACtcaaaattaa